The following proteins come from a genomic window of Gemmatimonadota bacterium:
- a CDS encoding APC family permease, whose amino-acid sequence MLALQAVIFTYDGWTGPLYFGEETTDVERTMPRTMIGGVLAVIAIYLCFNLAMLRVVGIDAMAGDPFVAGSAGTILFGTAGDLVIRIVVLIALLGGINSNILFAARVPLAMSRDGLMPAAIDRVNAGGTPVVAHALSVSAALLFILSGTFNSVLALAAFFFVLNYLGCFIAVAALRRKEPDTPRPFRLPGYPYSLGLLIVGSVAFLVGAVLSDRTNSLWSMALLAVSWPVYRVIVGSSHAGGR is encoded by the coding sequence GTGCTCGCGCTGCAGGCGGTGATCTTCACCTACGATGGCTGGACGGGGCCGCTCTACTTCGGCGAGGAAACCACCGACGTCGAGCGGACGATGCCGCGCACGATGATCGGCGGCGTGCTGGCGGTGATCGCGATCTACCTCTGCTTCAACCTCGCGATGCTGCGCGTGGTTGGCATCGACGCGATGGCCGGTGATCCCTTCGTCGCGGGGTCGGCTGGGACGATTCTCTTCGGGACCGCGGGCGACCTGGTCATCCGCATCGTCGTGCTGATCGCCCTGCTCGGCGGGATCAACTCCAACATCCTGTTCGCCGCACGCGTGCCGCTGGCGATGAGCCGCGACGGCCTGATGCCGGCCGCGATCGACCGCGTCAACGCCGGCGGTACCCCCGTGGTGGCGCATGCGCTCTCGGTCAGCGCCGCGCTGCTCTTCATCCTGAGTGGCACCTTCAACTCGGTGCTCGCCCTTGCCGCGTTCTTCTTCGTCCTGAACTACCTCGGCTGCTTCATCGCCGTCGCCGCGCTGCGCCGCAAGGAACCCGACACGCCGCGCCCCTTCCGCCTCCCCGGCTATCCCTATAGCCTGGGGTTGCTGATCGTCGGCTCCGTCGCGTTCCTCGTCGGGGCGGTGCTCAGCGACCGCACCAATTCGCTGTGGTCGATGGCGCTGCTGGCGGTGAGTTGGCCGGTGTATCGGGTGATCGTGGGATCCTCCCATGCGGGCGGACGCTAA
- a CDS encoding DUF4395 family protein has translation MPDPIDPQLTARLAMQGFGELDDPDWAAVLPWLRVAPGLCALWGAVATLTGSPASWTWLGVVAAIGSLSPIHPMDLPYHVLRHRRGAPSIPSYGIPRRFACAVAALWAWATAIALVNGRPTTAAILGSAFVILAAIPALTHFCVPSWFFRLSEFVLALPPIGGGDCPARRPRPL, from the coding sequence GTGCCCGATCCGATCGACCCACAACTCACCGCCCGCCTCGCCATGCAGGGGTTCGGCGAACTCGATGACCCCGACTGGGCCGCGGTGCTCCCGTGGCTCCGGGTCGCCCCCGGGCTCTGTGCCCTGTGGGGTGCCGTGGCCACCCTGACCGGCTCCCCCGCCAGCTGGACCTGGCTCGGCGTTGTCGCGGCGATCGGCAGCCTCTCGCCGATCCATCCGATGGACCTCCCCTATCACGTCCTGCGCCATCGCCGGGGTGCACCGTCGATTCCCAGTTACGGGATCCCGCGCCGGTTCGCCTGCGCCGTCGCGGCGCTCTGGGCCTGGGCCACCGCGATCGCCCTCGTCAACGGCCGCCCCACCACCGCCGCCATCCTCGGCAGCGCCTTTGTGATCCTCGCGGCGATCCCCGCGCTGACGCACTTCTGCGTGCCGTCGTGGTTCTTCCGCCTCAGCGAGTTTGTCCTCGCGCTGCCGCCGATCGGCGGGGGCGACTGCCCGGCCCGACGGCCGCGTCCACTGTAA
- a CDS encoding DUF3293 domain-containing protein, producing MTDSLDPRAWYFDVRFRAESPITHWPTEFIIVTGYATTGEVWPEEQNLEADLRLRRELQEMGRWHVRITGYSPETGHAEPGWAVLLTAAEGEALGRRYAQDAIYVVRRDALAVRYCADGREEKVGSWRERIAG from the coding sequence GTGACCGACTCCCTCGATCCCCGCGCCTGGTACTTCGACGTCCGCTTCCGGGCGGAGTCGCCGATCACGCATTGGCCGACGGAGTTCATCATCGTCACCGGCTATGCGACGACGGGCGAGGTGTGGCCCGAGGAGCAGAACCTCGAGGCCGACCTGCGCCTGCGCCGCGAGTTGCAGGAGATGGGGCGATGGCACGTGCGGATCACCGGCTACTCCCCGGAGACGGGGCACGCCGAGCCGGGGTGGGCGGTGCTGCTCACCGCCGCGGAAGGGGAAGCACTCGGCCGTCGCTATGCGCAGGATGCCATTTACGTGGTGCGGCGCGATGCATTAGCGGTGCGCTATTGCGCCGATGGGCGCGAGGAGAAGGTCGGGTCGTGGCGGGAGCGCATCGCGGGGTGA
- a CDS encoding dihydrofolate reductase family protein has protein sequence MATQYFTATSLDGFLATEDDSLEWLFALADIGESSYPAFIAEVGALAMGSATYEWMLGHAEEVIKEVGSAWPYTQPAWVFTTRELPRIEGADIRFVQGDVRPVHEAMRAAAGEQNIWIVGGGELAGQFHDAGLLDEMILQIGSATLGKGKPLFPRRVTSPVLQLTSVHQLGTGMVELRYTVGAEPGDRGAP, from the coding sequence ATGGCTACCCAATATTTCACCGCCACCTCCCTCGACGGCTTTCTCGCGACCGAGGACGATTCGCTCGAATGGCTTTTTGCGCTCGCCGACATCGGCGAGTCGAGCTACCCGGCCTTCATCGCCGAGGTGGGGGCGCTGGCGATGGGATCGGCGACCTATGAGTGGATGCTCGGTCACGCCGAGGAAGTGATCAAGGAGGTCGGCTCGGCGTGGCCGTACACGCAGCCGGCGTGGGTCTTCACGACGCGCGAGCTGCCGCGGATCGAAGGCGCCGACATCCGCTTCGTGCAGGGCGACGTGCGGCCGGTGCATGAGGCGATGCGTGCGGCCGCCGGTGAGCAGAATATCTGGATCGTCGGTGGCGGTGAGCTCGCGGGGCAATTCCATGATGCCGGGCTGCTCGACGAGATGATCCTCCAGATCGGCTCGGCGACACTCGGGAAGGGAAAGCCGCTTTTCCCGCGCCGGGTCACCTCTCCGGTGCTGCAGCTCACGTCGGTGCACCAGCTGGGGACCGGGATGGTCGAGTTGCGGTACACGGTGGGCGCTGAACCCGGCGACCGCGGCGCGCCGTAG
- a CDS encoding PKD domain-containing protein — MQTTQRRADRLMTLRIPVTRVAGTTPLFIMFDPLRNRMEMVPIVASDASSITVAAAHFNASLIAGPAAPGSLRGNGSLVGIEGYGIPVNATLDALGVSPADLEAAAASIWPVAETGSYAFPQGHGPAIPVMGILGTIQNHPFASVIKTTPTLGTLADTAALAGLVIMAKRHFNGTAPVSNVLSDIAALYASMSPTNRDEMTSLNLRGMLLTARLPQLVLFSERLSDVPTSRVGRSMFASVLRVTPSTLWFTAPADPSAPGQLTLGSSGFLSRAFKQTADGQSASAEAVLPVGGSFLFPLELYADVPGMVTNALNSVGNVRQTLNNQMAALAGFPTVTLEVQGTTGAGWAADDSPLVIRDTTAKVRAVCTNCTSAIPQYSEPTQQTVATSRGPCTGGALSIIGAGCGGSAMFDALGLGNLAGMALANIDIANLSGQLQAALRSIVPLNTPLLQRILKIDPATQSLGTGVLGTFSAPVLDPPTKGYGMEWDWGDGTAKTLNQNVSTATHSYATSGKYTVTVTLKRSNTAVLPGLTLAVAKAVVTVGVPVWKFTSMTVVTSRNPSTPIGPVDPFRADSQHYTRMRDGLSEGGIYVIERDTTRVCASCGQRTLTRGLYLVEGVSLTLSTLSAPPVVAVLSQVINYSLLPAPGVKGWPVAGTAKLPVQPCTRDGDPGEFWTQTGDLVTGRVTGKTVHRCQGGYDDPNAVLPMYATQIMAVDVTFAGDVATGTITGNYIGVNFSSLDRAQLVVTFQARRVSQ, encoded by the coding sequence ATGCAGACCACGCAGCGGCGGGCCGACCGGCTGATGACGCTCCGCATTCCCGTCACGCGGGTCGCCGGGACGACGCCGCTCTTCATCATGTTCGACCCGCTGCGCAACCGGATGGAGATGGTGCCGATCGTCGCGAGTGACGCGTCGAGCATCACCGTCGCGGCGGCCCACTTCAATGCCTCGCTGATCGCCGGGCCGGCAGCACCTGGGTCGCTCCGCGGCAACGGCTCCCTGGTCGGCATCGAGGGGTACGGCATCCCGGTGAATGCCACCCTCGACGCCCTGGGCGTCTCGCCCGCGGATCTCGAGGCGGCCGCCGCGAGTATCTGGCCTGTTGCGGAAACCGGATCGTACGCCTTCCCGCAGGGGCACGGCCCCGCGATCCCCGTGATGGGGATCCTCGGCACGATCCAGAATCACCCGTTCGCCTCCGTGATCAAGACGACGCCAACCCTCGGCACCCTCGCCGACACCGCCGCACTCGCCGGTCTGGTCATCATGGCCAAACGGCACTTCAACGGCACCGCGCCGGTGAGCAACGTCCTCTCCGACATCGCCGCACTCTACGCCTCGATGTCACCAACCAACCGCGACGAGATGACGTCGCTGAACCTGCGCGGGATGTTGCTGACCGCGCGGCTGCCACAGCTGGTGCTGTTCAGCGAGCGGCTCTCCGACGTACCCACCAGTCGCGTCGGGCGATCGATGTTCGCCTCCGTCCTGCGCGTCACGCCGTCGACGCTCTGGTTCACGGCGCCTGCCGATCCGTCGGCTCCCGGGCAGCTGACGCTGGGATCGAGTGGCTTCCTTTCACGCGCGTTCAAGCAGACGGCGGACGGGCAATCGGCTTCCGCCGAGGCCGTGCTGCCGGTCGGCGGGAGCTTCCTCTTTCCGCTGGAGCTGTACGCCGACGTGCCAGGGATGGTAACGAATGCGCTCAACTCCGTCGGCAACGTGCGGCAGACGCTGAACAACCAGATGGCGGCGCTGGCCGGCTTCCCGACGGTGACGCTCGAGGTGCAGGGGACCACCGGCGCGGGGTGGGCGGCAGATGACAGCCCGCTGGTGATTCGCGACACGACCGCCAAGGTCCGCGCGGTCTGCACCAACTGCACCAGCGCGATTCCGCAGTACAGCGAGCCGACGCAGCAGACGGTGGCGACGTCGCGCGGGCCGTGCACCGGTGGTGCGTTGAGCATCATCGGCGCCGGCTGCGGCGGCAGCGCCATGTTCGATGCGCTCGGTCTCGGCAACCTCGCCGGTATGGCGCTCGCGAACATCGACATCGCGAACCTCTCCGGACAGCTGCAGGCAGCGCTTCGATCGATCGTGCCGCTCAACACGCCACTACTCCAACGCATCCTCAAGATCGATCCCGCCACGCAGAGCCTCGGCACCGGCGTGCTGGGCACGTTCAGCGCGCCGGTGCTCGATCCGCCGACCAAAGGCTATGGCATGGAGTGGGATTGGGGCGATGGCACGGCGAAGACGCTCAACCAGAACGTCAGCACGGCGACGCACAGCTACGCCACGTCGGGAAAGTACACGGTCACCGTGACGCTCAAGCGATCGAACACGGCGGTGTTGCCGGGGTTGACGCTAGCGGTGGCGAAGGCGGTGGTGACGGTCGGCGTACCGGTCTGGAAGTTCACCAGCATGACGGTGGTGACGTCGCGTAACCCGAGCACCCCGATCGGCCCTGTCGACCCGTTCCGCGCCGACAGCCAGCATTACACCAGGATGCGCGACGGCCTCAGCGAAGGCGGCATCTACGTGATCGAGCGGGATACCACCCGCGTCTGCGCCAGCTGCGGACAGCGGACGCTGACCCGGGGGCTGTATCTCGTCGAGGGCGTCTCACTCACGCTGAGCACGCTCAGCGCGCCGCCGGTCGTCGCGGTGTTGAGTCAGGTGATCAACTACAGCCTGCTTCCGGCACCCGGCGTGAAGGGGTGGCCCGTGGCCGGCACGGCCAAACTCCCCGTCCAGCCCTGCACCAGGGACGGCGACCCGGGAGAATTCTGGACGCAAACGGGTGATCTCGTGACCGGCCGGGTCACTGGCAAGACGGTCCATCGCTGCCAGGGCGGCTACGATGACCCGAACGCCGTCCTCCCGATGTACGCCACCCAGATCATGGCGGTGGATGTGACCTTCGCGGGCGACGTCGCCACCGGCACGATCACCGGCAACTACATCGGCGTCAATTTCTCGAGCCTCGACCGCGCCCAGCTGGTGGTGACCTTTCAGGCACGGAGAGTCAGCCAGTAG